A stretch of Kryptolebias marmoratus isolate JLee-2015 linkage group LG24, ASM164957v2, whole genome shotgun sequence DNA encodes these proteins:
- the LOC108230568 gene encoding cytochrome P450 2J6, with the protein MWLRDLNLWLNLRGILLFIFVLLLVCLFNKKDPPSFPPGPLALPILGNIFNIESKQPHIYLTKLADVYGNVFCIRLGRHKTVFVSGWRMVKEALVTKAENFVDRPYSPMVTRIYSGNSAGLFFSNGKVWRRQRRFAMATLRTFCVAKSSIEESVCEESQHLQQAMETEEGEAFDPIPFLNSAVSNIICQIVFGRRFDYSDHDFQSMLKNLTDMAYLEGSIWALLYDAFPALMRHLPGPHNGIFSSSKCLKASIRKEIKRHKLDLDPSNPRDYIDKFLIQERHNRKTDVGFEEDNLVLCCLDLFLAGSETTSKTLQWGLIFLIINPHIQEKVRAEINSVIGLTRPPSMADKPNMPYTDAVIHEIQRMGNIVPLNGLRMAAKDTTLGGYIIPKGTSVMPNLTSVLFDKNEWETPGTFNPEHFLDEEGKFKRREAFLPFSAGKRMCLGESLAKIELFLFFVGLCQKFHFSTLDGVELSAEGITGATRSPYPFKIIAKPCSDVQATTNNAAEKFQHTLCTKRLSLCK; encoded by the exons ATGTGGCTCCGCGACTTGAACCTGTGGCTTAATCTGAGGGGAATCTTGCTTTTCATCTTTGTTCTCCTcctggtgtgtttgtttaataaaaaggatCCTCCGAGCTTTCCTCCGGGACCACTGGCTCTTCCGATTTTGGGGAACATCTTCAACATAGAATCCAAACAGCCTCATATTTACCTCACCAAG CTTGCTGATGTTTATGGGAATGTGTTCTGCATCCGTCTGGGAAGacacaaaacagtgtttgtgtcaGGGTGGAGGATGGTGAAGGAGGCTTTAGTGACAAAGGCTGAAAACTTTGTGGACCGACCGTACAGCCCCATGGTGACCCGGATTTATTCAGGGAACTCGG CGGGTCTCTTCTTCAGTAATGGGAAGGTGTGGAGGAGACAGCGGCGTTTCGCCATGGCCACGTTACGCACCTTTTGTGTGGCCAAAAGCTCCATAGAGGAGAGCGTCTGTGAGGAGAGCCAGCATCTGCAGCAGGCGATGGAGACGGAGGAAG gtGAGGCCTTCGACCCCATCCCGTTCTTAAACAGTGCTGTGTCCAACATCATCTGCCAGATTGTGTTTGGGAGACGCTTTGACTACAGCGACCACGACTTCCAGAGCATGCTGAAGAATCTGACAGACATGGCCTACCTGGAAGGATCCATCTGGGCTCTA CTGTATGATGCCTTCCCAGCTCTGATGAGACACCTGCCGGGGCCTCACAATGGCATCTTCAGCAGCTCCAAATGTCTAAAGGCATCTATCAGGAAAGAGATCAAGAGACACAAGCTGGATCTGGACCCAAGTAACCCTCGTGATTACATCGACAAGTTCCTCATACAGGAGAGA CACAACAGAAAGACCGACGTGGGCTTCGAGGAGGATAACTTGGTTCTGTGCTGTCTGGATCTGTTCCTGGCTGGCAGCGAGACCACGTCAAAGACTCTGCAGTGGGGACTCATCTTCCTCATCATCAACCCTCACATCCAAG AGAAAGTGCGAGCAGAGATCAACAGCGTGATCGGGCTGACCCGACCGCCCAGCATGGCCGACAAACCCAACATGCCCTACACTGACGCCGTCATCCATGAGATCCAGAGGATGGGAAACATCGTTCCTCTCAACGGGCtcaggatggctgccaaagACACAACCCTGGGTGGTTACATCATCCCAAAG GGGACCTCTGTGATGCCCAACCTGACCTCTGTGCTGTTTGACAAGAATGAATGGGAAACTCCCGGCACCTTCAACCCTGAACACTTCCTGGATGAAGAGGGAAAGTTCAAAAGGAGGGAagcatttttacctttttctgcaG GAAAGCGCATGTGTCTCGGTGAGAGCCTGGCAAAGATAGagctgttcttgttttttgttggtttatgtCAGAAGTTTCACTTTTCCACTCTGGATGGAGTTGAGCTCAGTGCAGAAGGAATAACCGGAGCCACGCGCTCACCGTACCCATTTAAGATAATTGCAAAACCCTGTTCTGATGTGCAGGCTACGACCAATAATGCAGCAGAAAAGTTCCAACATACTTTGTGTACAAAGAGGCTGTCACTGTGTAAATAG
- the hook1 gene encoding protein Hook homolog 1, whose protein sequence is MENSKTALVESLIIWLQTFNTSAPCRTVEDLTTGAAMSQALHQIDPAWFSDGWLGRIKADVEDNWRLKMNNLKKILQMVVDYYNEVLAQEISGFPMPDLSLVAEHANPVELGRLLQLILGCAVRCERKQEYIQIIMTLEESVQHVVMTAIQELMSKDTTAPLGAELSGDLEQQLKKALEELSELQVEKEALAQRCQELDMQVTVLQEERNSLLAENDVLTDRANQLDTFEDPSTASGRKHSQLQQQLETVQEENFRLEAAKDDYRIHCEELEKQLIELQHRNDELTSLAEESRALKDELDVLRNCSDRVVMLEASVDTYKRKLENLDDLKRQMKLLEENNMTYMQNTVSLEEELRKANAARAQLETYKRQVQELHRKLSEETRRADTMAFEMKKLEEKHEAVIKEKERMIIERDSLKEINEELRCTQAQEHQLSQAGMLPSGSPSHDNLAAELLPVEYREKFIRLQHENKMLRVQQEEFELEKIAALQAQLEEADKTRSELETENRLSRERVSELQQQVEDLQRALQHQATKPDNSNLKRKLDAHMVQLNEAQDEIMKKKELLEDLQPDNTQTSLKVEELMAALKKKDDDMKAMEERYKMYLEKARNVIRALDPKLNPATAEIQALRNQLADRDKQILSLERQFEQARLREYEEKLIVTAWYNKSLNFQKLAMESRLAGRSPSVLSPSQSFLSQQRQVSNAPRRTASFNVPAATSK, encoded by the exons ATGGAAAACAGTAAAACGGCACTGGTCGAGAGCCTTATAATATGG CTGCAGACCTTCAACACTTCAGCACCCTGCAGAACGGTGGAGGATCTCACCACTGGAGCAGCGATGTCACAGGCTCTGCATCAGAT AGACCCAGCGTGGTTCAGTGATGGATGGTTGGGTCGAATCAAAGCAGATGTCGAGGACAACTGGAGATTAAAG ATGAACAATTTGAAGAAAATCCTTCAGATGGTGGTTGACTATTACAATGAG GTTTTAGCTCAGGAAATCTCAGGTTTTCCCATGCCAGATCTGTCCCTGGTGGCGGAGCACGCAAACCCCGTGGAGCTGGGAAGGCTGCTGCAGCTCATACTGGGCTGTGCTGTCAGATGTGAGCGCAAGCAAG AATACATCCAGATCATCATGACACTGGAGGAGTCTGTGCAGCATGTGGTCATGACAGCAATCCAGGAG CTGATGAGCAAAGATACTACGGCCCCATTAGGAGCAGAGCTGTCAGGGGACTTGGAACAGCAG CTTAAAAAAGCCCTTGAGGAGCTTTCTGAACTTCAGGTGGAAAAGGAGGCATTAGCCCAACGCTGTCAAGAGCTGGACATGCAG GTGACTGTTCTTCAAGAGGAACGGAACAGCCTACTGGCTGAGAACGACGTCCTAACAGACCGAGCCAATCAGCTGGACACATTTGAAGACCCGAGCACAGCCTCAGGCAGAAAGCACAGTCAGTTACAGCAACAACTCGAGACTGTGCAGGAAGAGAACTTCAG GCTGGAGGCAGCCAAGGATGATTACCGGATCCACtgtgaggagctggagaagcagCTGATTGAGCTTCAGCACCGTAATGATGAGCTCACCAGCTTGGCAGAGGAGTCACGGGCTCTGAAAGATGAGCTGGATGTTCTGAG GAACTGCTCGGACCGGGTGGTGATGCTGGAGGCCTCGGTGGACACCTACAAGCGTAAGCTGGAGAATCTTGATGACCTGAAGAGGCAGATGAAGCTTTTAGAGGAGAACAACATGACCTACATGCAAAACACCGTCagcctggaggaggagctgcgtAAAGCGAACGCTGCCCGGGCGCAGCTCGAAACGTACAAAAGACAA gtccAGGAGCTTCACAGGAAGTTGTCCGAGGAGACGAGGCGAGCAGACACTATGGCTTTTGAGATGAAAAAGTTGGAGGAAAAACACGAAGCagtgataaaagaaaaagag AGGATGATCATTGAGAGAGATTCTCTGAAAGAAATCAATGAGGAGCTTCGTTGTACTCAGGCTCAGGAGCACCAGCTCTCCCAAGCAG GAATGCTTCCCTCTGGCAGCCCAAGTCATGATAACCTGGCAGCTGAGCTGTTACCTGTTGAATACAG AGAAAAGTTCATCAGACTGCAGCACGAGAATAAGATGCTGAGGGTGCAGCAGGAAGAATTCGAGCTGGAGAAGATCGCCGCCCTGCAGGCCCAGCTAGAAGAAGCGGATAAGACACGCAGTGAACTGGAAACCGAGAACAG ACTGAGTCGAGAGCGAGTcagtgagctgcagcagcaggtcgAAGATCTCCAGAGGGCTCTGCAGCATCAGGCAACCAAACCTGACAAT tccaATCTGAAGCGGAAACTGGATGCTCACAT gGTCCAGCTGAATGAGGCTCAGGATGAAATCATGAAGAAGAAAGAGCTGCTGGAGGATCTTCAGCCCGACAACACTCAGACCT CTTTGAAGGTGGAAGAACTGATGGCGGCTCTGAAGAAAAAGGATGACGACATGAAAGCCATGGAAGAGAGGTACAAGATGTACCTGGAAAAAGCTCGCAAT GTCATACGAGCCTTGGACCCAAAGCTGAATCCTGCCACGGCTGAGATTCAAGCTCTGAGAAACCAGTTAGCAGACCGAGACAAACAGATTCTCAGTCTTGAA CGTCAGTTCGAGCAGGCCAGGCTAAGAGAGTATGAGGAGAAGCTGATTGTCACCGCCTGGTATAACAAG AGTCTGAACTTTCAGAAGCTGGCCATGGAATCACGTCTCGCAGGCCGCTCCCCCTCCGTGCTCTCCCCCAGTCAGTCCTTCCTGTCGCAGCAGCGCCAGGTCTCCAACGCCCCACGCAGAACCGCTTCTTTCAACGTGCCTGCCGCTACCTCCAAGTAG
- the si:dkey-183n20.15 gene encoding RING-HC_RNF170 domain-containing protein isoform X1, whose protein sequence is MSHCRRDHLHTEAPVSRDLGSSEAPVCTLELTKTMYTNCHEESTQTCLSTSRRDGHCPVCLQTAKFPVQTNCGHLFCASCLLTYWKHSSWLDAISCPLCRQKVSVLCNLFTESRSDQQSKKLLGEITDYNKRYSGAPRRVTDYLCDAPLLLQLMARGAGTMGGLVWLFLFRVALCCVGTVVSISSSPVDPLSPSQSPLETDPSLCGLLGVLDDLVVVVLLLICVINISQEIEPERGSQGVMGSSL, encoded by the exons ATGTCACATTGCAGACGGGACCATCTCCACACTGAAGCTCCAGTGAGTCGGGATCTTGGCTCATCTGAAGCACCAGTGTGCACACTCGAGCTGACGAAAACAATGTATACAAATTGCCATGAG GAATCGACGCAGACGTGTCTGTCTACGAGCAGACGGGACGGGCACTGTCCGGTCTGCCTGCAGACGGCCAAATTCCCAGTCCAGACCAACTGTGGCCATTTATTCTGTG CTTCCTGTCTGCTCACTTACTGGAAACACAGCTCGTGGTTGGACGCAATCAGCTGTCCTCTTTGCAGACAGAAG GTCAGCGTGCTGTGTAACCTATTTACAGAGAGCCGATCAGACCAGCAGTCGAAGAAACTACTTGGGGAAATCACCGACTACAACAAACGCTATTCTGGAGCCCCAAGAAGG GTAACAGACTACCTCTGTGAcgcccccctcctcctgcagctgatgGCTCGTGGCGCGGGCACCATGGGGGGTCTCGTGTGGCTGTTTCTCTTCAGGGTGGCCTTGTGCTGCGTGGGGactgtggtgtccatctcctCCTCACCTGTAGACCCCTTGTCTCCATCACAGAGTCCCCTGGAAACAGACCCCTCACTCTGCGGACTGCTGGGGGTCCTGGACGATCTGGTGGTGGTTGTTCTGTTGCTCATCTGCGTTATTAACATCAGCCAGGAAATTGAGCCAGAAAGAGGCTCACAGGGAGTGATGGGGAGCTCACTGTAG
- the si:dkey-183n20.15 gene encoding RING-HC_RNF170 domain-containing protein isoform X2: MYTNCHEESTQTCLSTSRRDGHCPVCLQTAKFPVQTNCGHLFCASCLLTYWKHSSWLDAISCPLCRQKVSVLCNLFTESRSDQQSKKLLGEITDYNKRYSGAPRRVTDYLCDAPLLLQLMARGAGTMGGLVWLFLFRVALCCVGTVVSISSSPVDPLSPSQSPLETDPSLCGLLGVLDDLVVVVLLLICVINISQEIEPERGSQGVMGSSL; this comes from the exons ATGTATACAAATTGCCATGAG GAATCGACGCAGACGTGTCTGTCTACGAGCAGACGGGACGGGCACTGTCCGGTCTGCCTGCAGACGGCCAAATTCCCAGTCCAGACCAACTGTGGCCATTTATTCTGTG CTTCCTGTCTGCTCACTTACTGGAAACACAGCTCGTGGTTGGACGCAATCAGCTGTCCTCTTTGCAGACAGAAG GTCAGCGTGCTGTGTAACCTATTTACAGAGAGCCGATCAGACCAGCAGTCGAAGAAACTACTTGGGGAAATCACCGACTACAACAAACGCTATTCTGGAGCCCCAAGAAGG GTAACAGACTACCTCTGTGAcgcccccctcctcctgcagctgatgGCTCGTGGCGCGGGCACCATGGGGGGTCTCGTGTGGCTGTTTCTCTTCAGGGTGGCCTTGTGCTGCGTGGGGactgtggtgtccatctcctCCTCACCTGTAGACCCCTTGTCTCCATCACAGAGTCCCCTGGAAACAGACCCCTCACTCTGCGGACTGCTGGGGGTCCTGGACGATCTGGTGGTGGTTGTTCTGTTGCTCATCTGCGTTATTAACATCAGCCAGGAAATTGAGCCAGAAAGAGGCTCACAGGGAGTGATGGGGAGCTCACTGTAG